The following are encoded together in the Lathyrus oleraceus cultivar Zhongwan6 chromosome 3, CAAS_Psat_ZW6_1.0, whole genome shotgun sequence genome:
- the LOC127126761 gene encoding transcription factor SCREAM2 isoform X1, protein MERYTLPLPQGLHNSLTIPWSEPQQQQQSPSWSTPNSEPKLNNNNNNDQDIAIAIAMAASTTSLPFFKPEPDNFYNLNSTTTTTNNVVPFVSNPNSTNDNFLMHQNTNTMDSISNPHPFFHNNNNYFFNNSNSNNNPFEMGFDNGFFMGNNNNSNASNSPVFMGASLDLTSASEFPPTLELDASVPPFSASFSMPLELSQPQPQQQQQQQQQQPTTLFQKRRGALEIPRLETVGNKKKRKVEKKWEEDGNGGGEDDVEDFSELNYDSDENGNDLNNSNGTVVTGGDQKGKKKKGLPAKNLMAERRRRKKLNDRLYMLRSVVPKISKMDRASILGDAVDYLKELLQRINNLHNELESTPPGSLLQPSASASFHPLTPTPPTLPCRVKEDLYPGDLLSPKNQSPKVEVRVREGRAVNIHMFCTRRPGLLLSTMRALDNLGLDVQQAVISCFNGFALDVFRAEQQCREGQDVPPEQIKAVLLDSAGYHGLN, encoded by the exons ATGGAACGTTACACGCTACCCTTACCACAAGGACTTCATAATTCTCTTACTATACCTTGGTCTGAAccacagcaacaacaacaatcacCTTCATGGTCCACACCTAACTCCGAACCtaaactcaacaacaacaacaacaacgaccAAGACATTGCCATTGCTATTGCCATGGCTGCTTCTACTACCTCTCTCCCTTTCTTCAAACCCGAACCTGATAACTTCTACAACCTCAACTCTACTACTACAACAACCAACAACGTTGTTCCGTTTGTTTCAAATCCCAATTCTACAAATGATAATTTTCTCATGCACCAAAACACAAACACCATGGATTCAATTTCAAATCCACACCCTTTCttccacaacaacaacaactactTCTTCAACAATAGCAACAGCAATAATAACCCTTTTGAAATGGGATTCGACAATGGATTCTTTATGggaaacaacaacaacagcaacgctTCCAATTCACCTGTTTTTATGGGTGCCTCCCTCGACCTGACTTCCGCTTCCGAGTTTCCACCGACTCTTGAACTCGATGCTTCTGTACCACCTTTCAGTGCTTCGTTTTCTATGCCTCTTGAGCTCTCTCAACCGCAACCTCAacagcagcagcagcaacaacaacagcagccGACCACGCTGTTTCAGAAGCGGCGAGGGGCGTTGGAGATTCCGAGGTTGGAGACGGTGGGGAACAAGAAGAAGAGAAAGGTGGAGAAAAAATGGGAGGAAGATGGAAATGGTGGTGGTGAGGATGATGTTGAGGATTTCTCTGAGTTGAATTATGATTCTGATGAGAATGGAAATGATTTGAACAATTCCAATGGGACTGTTGTTACTGGTGGAGATCAAAaggggaagaagaagaaggggCTTCCTGCCAAAAATCTCATGGCCGAGAGGCGTCGGAGGAAGAAACTCAATGATAGGTTGTACATGCTTAGGTCTGTTGTGCCAAAGATTAGCAAG ATGGACAGGGCTTCAATACTTGGTGATGCAGTTGACTACTTGAAGGAGCTACTGCAGCGGATTAACAATCTTCATAACGAACTGGAATCAACTCCTCCTGGCTCATTGCTGCAACCTTCTGCAAGTGCAAGCTTTCACCCATTGACACCCACTCCACCGACTCTTCCTTGCCGAGTCAAGGAAGATCTATATCCTGGTGACTTGCTAAGCCCCAAAaaccaatctcctaag GTGGAAGTTAGGGTAAGGGAAGGGAGAGCGGTCAACATTCATATGTTTTGTACCCGAAGACCAGGACTTTTGCTTTCTACCATGAGGGCTTTGGATAACCTTGGATTGGATGTTCAACAAGCTGTTATTAGTTGTTTCAATGGCTTTGCTTTGGATGTTTTCAGAGCCGAG CAGCAATGCAGAGAAGGTCAGGATGTTCCCCCCGAGCAAATTAAAGCAGTACTTTTGGATTCGGCAGGATATCATGGTTTGAATTGA
- the LOC127126761 gene encoding transcription factor SCREAM2 isoform X2, whose translation MERYTLPLPQGLHNSLTIPWSEPQQQQQSPSWSTPNSEPKLNNNNNNDQDIAIAIAMAASTTSLPFFKPEPDNFYNLNSTTTTTNNVVPFVSNPNSTNDNFLMHQNTNTMDSISNPHPFFHNNNNYFFNNSNSNNNPFEMGFDNGFFMGNNNNSNASNSPVFMGASLDLTSASEFPPTLELDASVPPFSASFSMPLELSQPQPQQQQQQQQQQPTTLFQKRRGALEIPRLETVGNKKKRKVEKKWEEDGNGGGEDDVEDFSELNYDSDENGNDLNNSNGTVVTGGDQKGKKKKGLPAKNLMAERRRRKKLNDRLYMLRSVVPKISKMDRASILGDAVDYLKELLQRINNLHNELESTPPGSLLQPSASASFHPLTPTPPTLPCRVKEDLYPGDLLSPKNQSPKVEVRVREGRAVNIHMFCTRRPGLLLSTMRALDNLGLDVQQAVISCFNGFALDVFRAEQCREGQDVPPEQIKAVLLDSAGYHGLN comes from the exons ATGGAACGTTACACGCTACCCTTACCACAAGGACTTCATAATTCTCTTACTATACCTTGGTCTGAAccacagcaacaacaacaatcacCTTCATGGTCCACACCTAACTCCGAACCtaaactcaacaacaacaacaacaacgaccAAGACATTGCCATTGCTATTGCCATGGCTGCTTCTACTACCTCTCTCCCTTTCTTCAAACCCGAACCTGATAACTTCTACAACCTCAACTCTACTACTACAACAACCAACAACGTTGTTCCGTTTGTTTCAAATCCCAATTCTACAAATGATAATTTTCTCATGCACCAAAACACAAACACCATGGATTCAATTTCAAATCCACACCCTTTCttccacaacaacaacaactactTCTTCAACAATAGCAACAGCAATAATAACCCTTTTGAAATGGGATTCGACAATGGATTCTTTATGggaaacaacaacaacagcaacgctTCCAATTCACCTGTTTTTATGGGTGCCTCCCTCGACCTGACTTCCGCTTCCGAGTTTCCACCGACTCTTGAACTCGATGCTTCTGTACCACCTTTCAGTGCTTCGTTTTCTATGCCTCTTGAGCTCTCTCAACCGCAACCTCAacagcagcagcagcaacaacaacagcagccGACCACGCTGTTTCAGAAGCGGCGAGGGGCGTTGGAGATTCCGAGGTTGGAGACGGTGGGGAACAAGAAGAAGAGAAAGGTGGAGAAAAAATGGGAGGAAGATGGAAATGGTGGTGGTGAGGATGATGTTGAGGATTTCTCTGAGTTGAATTATGATTCTGATGAGAATGGAAATGATTTGAACAATTCCAATGGGACTGTTGTTACTGGTGGAGATCAAAaggggaagaagaagaaggggCTTCCTGCCAAAAATCTCATGGCCGAGAGGCGTCGGAGGAAGAAACTCAATGATAGGTTGTACATGCTTAGGTCTGTTGTGCCAAAGATTAGCAAG ATGGACAGGGCTTCAATACTTGGTGATGCAGTTGACTACTTGAAGGAGCTACTGCAGCGGATTAACAATCTTCATAACGAACTGGAATCAACTCCTCCTGGCTCATTGCTGCAACCTTCTGCAAGTGCAAGCTTTCACCCATTGACACCCACTCCACCGACTCTTCCTTGCCGAGTCAAGGAAGATCTATATCCTGGTGACTTGCTAAGCCCCAAAaaccaatctcctaag GTGGAAGTTAGGGTAAGGGAAGGGAGAGCGGTCAACATTCATATGTTTTGTACCCGAAGACCAGGACTTTTGCTTTCTACCATGAGGGCTTTGGATAACCTTGGATTGGATGTTCAACAAGCTGTTATTAGTTGTTTCAATGGCTTTGCTTTGGATGTTTTCAGAGCCGAG CAATGCAGAGAAGGTCAGGATGTTCCCCCCGAGCAAATTAAAGCAGTACTTTTGGATTCGGCAGGATATCATGGTTTGAATTGA